Part of the Propioniciclava sp. MC1595 genome is shown below.
CGTTGTCCTCCAGCTTGGTCACGTCGACCTCGGGCTGGCCCAGCGGGACGAGCTCGTTCTCGGCGACGGCCTGGCCGTAGGCGTCGGGCAGGGCGGCGTTGATGGCCTCCTGGAGCACCGTGCCGCGGCCGAACCGCTGGTCGATGATCGCGGCGGGCACCTTCCCCTTGCGGAAGCCCGGGATGTTCACCTGCGCGGCGATGTCCTTGTACGCCTTGTCCAGGTGGGGCTTGAGGTCGGCGAAGGGGATCTCGATGGTGAGCTTGACCCGCGAGGGGCCGAGCTTCTCGACGGTGCTGGGCACTTGGTTGACTCCTGTGGTGTGTCGACGGTTCGGTTGAGACCTTCGGAGCGGATGACGGGAATCGAACCCGCGTAGCCAGTTTGGAAGACTGGGGCTCTACCATTGAGCTACATCCGCGTGCGCTCACGCGCCGCTACAGCCTAGCGGATATCTCAGAAACTCCCGCGCGGCCAACTCTGCGCCGAACCGTGGTCGTCGAAGCGCTCCCCGCGGCTCCGCCCGCCCCCCTTCAGGCCCCGAACAAACGCCGCCACGTCGGCGCGGGCGATCCCGTCGCCCTGCGGCGCGACCGGCAGCCCGGACGCCCCGGGCTCGGCCCGGTCGACGGGTTGGGCCCCCAGCTGGAGCAACCACGTGCGGACCTGCGCGCCCGCCGGACCCGCCGGGTCGTACGCCACGCGCGGCCGGTCGCCGTGCGGCTGGTCGGCTCCTGTAGACTCCGGGAGGTTCACGGGGCGTAGCGTAGTGGCTAGCGCGCCTGCTTTGGGAGCAGGAGATCGCAGGTTCGAGTCCTGTCGCCCCGACCAGAACCCCTTGTCAGCCCTCGATGAAGGGCCGGACGCGCTCGGTCGGGCGCCCGATGATCGCGCGGTCCCCCTTGACCAGGACGGGCCGCTCCATCAGCTCGGGGTGCGCCTCCAGCACGTCGACGACCTGCTCGGCCGTCTCCACGTCGGACGCCGTGAGTCCCAGCTCCTTGAACCGCGGGTCGCGGCGCACGAGCGCGCCCGGGGCGTCCTCCAGCATCGCCAGCAGCCGGACCAGCCCGGCGCGGTCGAGTGGCTCCTTGAGGTACTGCACGACCGTGGGTACGACGCCAGCCCCGGCCACCTCGTCCAGCGCCTGGCGCGACTTCGAGCAGCGGGGGTTGTGGAAGATCGTCACCTCGGCCATGGCGCGACCCTATCGCCGGGGCGGCCCGGGCGAGGGCGAGCGCCCCGGGGGGTTCGACGTGGGTGCCGGGTCCTGCGGCTCCGTCGTGGGGTCAGGTGACGGCGGCTGGGTCGTCGGATCGGGGGACGGCGGCTGCGTCGTCGGGTCAGGGGACGGCGCGCTCGACGTCGGCGCCGGGGTCGGCCGGGCGGACGTCGGCGCCGGGGCGGGCGGCCTCGACGTCCGCGTCGCGGTCGGGCGCGGCGCGCTGGAGGTCGGCCGCGAGGTTGCGGTGGTCCGGGCGGACGGGGTGACACTCGGGGACGCCGACGGCGTGGGGGACGGGCTCACCAGGGGCGTCGGGTCGGGGGTGGGCGTGTCCTCAGCCGTGGGCGAGGGCGAGGGCGAGGCCGTCGGGGAGAAGGGGGCCGACACGGCCGGCTGCCCCCAGGGGTCGGGCGGCGGCGGGCGCAGGGCCGCGTCGACGACCGCCCACACGAGGAACACCACCGCCAGGACGGCGCCGACGCTCACGGCGTAGACCCACCACGGGATCATCCACCAGTGGAAGCCCCCGTGCCGGCGCATCTCGCGTCGCAGTTCACCCAGGGCCATGGGGAGCATTCTGGCAAACACCCCCCGCACCGGCGCGCCCCGTTCGCCCGAGGTCTCGACCCCAGCACGAGGGTCAGGCCCCGATCTCGCCCAGCACGAGCCACGCCAGTCCGTCGTAGGCGGGGTGCAACCCGTCGGCGTGGTCGGCCAGCAGCAGGGCCGAGGCCCGCTCGGCTGCCTCGGACGCCCGGGCCCGGACCGCCCAGTGCTCGGGCACCAGCCGCAGCAGCGCGGCGCGCAGGCCGGCCTCGGCCTCCCCCAGCCCGACCGGTTGCCCGGGCAGGCGTCCGCCGCCGAAGCCGTTGGCCAGGCCCAGCACCGACGGCGTCCACGTCGCCTCGTCCCCGCCGCCCAGCAGCCCGGCCTCCATGCCATCGCCCAGCACCGCGGTCAGGTCCAGGGGTGGGACGCCCAGCCGCAGGGTGGCCAGCCACAGCCGGGTGGCGACGATCCCGCGACCCGGCTCGGCCGGCGAGGCGGACAGCGCCTCGCACGCCTGGGCGAGCAGCGCCTCGTCGAGCGTCTCGGTGGCCACGATCCCGGCGGCAGCCATCCCGAACAGGTCGCCGCGGGCGAGCCAGTCCTCGCGCTCGAGCCAGTCGAGGGCGGCCTCGGGGTCCAGCACGGCGCGCCGGGCGAGGGCGGCGGCGACGAGCGCACCGGTGGCCGACGGCACGGCCGACGGGCGGCGCGACTTCAGGGCCGTGACCAGCTCGGCGAGGAAGGGTTCGAGGGCCGGGGTGAACGTGACGCGCAACCGCTGCACGCCCCGGACGCCGTGCACCGCCACCTCGCGGTGTCCGGGTCCACCTGTGAGCACGCACGCAGTGTCCTCGGTCGCCAACCGCACCCCGGGGCCGGGCACGACG
Proteins encoded:
- the arsC gene encoding arsenate reductase (glutaredoxin) (This arsenate reductase requires both glutathione and glutaredoxin to convert arsenate to arsenite, after which the efflux transporter formed by ArsA and ArsB can extrude the arsenite from the cell, providing resistance.), with translation MAEVTIFHNPRCSKSRQALDEVAGAGVVPTVVQYLKEPLDRAGLVRLLAMLEDAPGALVRRDPRFKELGLTASDVETAEQVVDVLEAHPELMERPVLVKGDRAIIGRPTERVRPFIEG